From the Sebastes umbrosus isolate fSebUmb1 chromosome 2, fSebUmb1.pri, whole genome shotgun sequence genome, one window contains:
- the pigb gene encoding GPI mannosyltransferase 3 isoform X1 codes for MENIRPRLKFGNKVEDVKLRKRKSQLYSKEDEGALNEGELRIRVVVFSVAFRLINCFLVQTSFVPDEYWQSLEVSHRMVFNYGYLTWEWKEGIRGFTYPLFFAFIYKILYFINYDTVYLLIWIPRIIQALFAAFADVKFFFLIRTLESRDVAKWTFFCHMCSWFSWYCCTRTLTNSMETTITCLALSYYPLPGSKTHNSKIYLSLVALAVVVRPTALIVWFPLLVYHFWLEDNKLRLITHSLMPIGALAVVISTVIDCIFYEKWTMVQFNFLKFNVFHSVADFYGSHPWHWYLTQGFAVVIGPHLPLFLHGCSLAFKRYKILLAAVVWTIVVYSLLPHKEFRFIYPVLPFCMIFCGISLANLKAWRQAAAFVLLVSNLVAALYTGLIHQRGTLDVMSHLHTLCDVSSASAPPQPDVLFLMPCHSTPFYSHVHCPMKMRFLECPPYLGEEGYIDEADQFYDEPLRWLRTSFPYKSSLPTHLVLFDVLEKEISPFLQGNKFVRTAEIFHTHFPEGRVGGSIFIYERH; via the exons ATGGAGAACATCCGGCCACGTTTGAAATTTGGGAATAAAGTGGAAGATGTGAAACTGAGGAAACGAAAGTCCCAGCTGTACTCAAAGGAGGATGAAGGTGCTCTTAACGAAG GTGAGCTGAGGATCAGGGTGGTTGTGTTCTCTGTGGCCTTCAGACTGATCAACTGCTTCCTGGTTCAGACCAGCTTCGTCCCTGATGAGTACTGGCAGTCTCTGGAGGTTTCCCATCGGATGGTCTTCAA TTATGGGTATCTGACCTGGGAATGGAAGGAAGGAATAAGAGGATTCACATATCCGCTCTTCTTTGCATTCATATACAAGATATTATACTTCATAAACTACGACACAGTCTATCTCCTG ATATGGATTCCACGAATAATCCAAGCACTCTTCGCTGCGTTTGCAGATGTAAAGTTCTTCTTCCTCATCCGAACGTTGGAAAGTCGTGACGTTGCAAAATGGACG TTCTTCTGCCACATGTGCTCGTGGTTCTCGTGGTACTGCTGCACCAGGACTCTGACCAACAGCATGGAGACCACCATCACCTGTCTGGCTCTTTCTTACTATCCCCTCCCTGGatccaaaacacacaacag CAAAATATATTTGTCCCTGGTCGCCTTGGCTGTCGTCGTTCGACCGACAGCCCTGATTGTCTGGTTTCCTCTGCTGGTGTACCATTTCTGGCTGGAAGATAACAAACTGAGGCTCATCACTCATAGCTTAATGCCTATAGG AGCTTTGGCTGTTGTGATTTCAACAGTGATCGACTGTATATTTTATGAAAAG tGGACCATGGTGCAGTTCAACTTCCTGAAGTTTAACGTCTTCCACAGTGTGGCCGATTTCTACGGCTCTCATCCCTGGCACTGGTACCTCACTCAGGGGTTCGCCGTCGTGATCGGTCCTCATCTTCCGCTCTTTCTTCACGGGTGCAGCCTCGCCTTCAAAAGATACAAGATTCTGTTGGCGGCGGTCGTCTGGACCATCGTGGTCTACAG TTTGCTTCCACACAAGGAGTTCAGATTCATCTATCCCGTGCTGCCTTTCTGTATGATCTTCTGTG GGATATCTTTGGCTAACTTGAAAGCGTGGCGACAAGCAGCTGCGTTCGTCCTGTTAGTGAGCAACCTGGTTGCAGCTCTGTACACCGGCCTGATCCACCAGCGAGGCACACTGGACGTCATGAGCCACCTCCACACACTGTGCGATGTCAGCAGCGCCTCCGCCCCTCCGCAGCCGGACGTCCTCTTCCTCATGCCCTGCCACTCAACGCCGTTTTACAG CCACGTCCACTGCCCGATGAAGATGAGGTTTCTGGAGTGTCCTCCATATCTCGGAGAGGAAGGTTACATCGATGAAGCAGACCAGTTCTACGACGAACCTCTTCGCTGGCTCAGAACGTCATTTCCATACAAATCATCTCTACCGACTCATCTGGTTTTGTTTGACGTTTTGGAGAAG GAAATCTCTCCTTTTTTGCAAGGGAATAAGTTTGTGAGGACAGCAGAGATATTTCATACTCATTTTCCAGAAGGAAGAGTTGGAGGAAGCATCTTTATTTATGAAAGGCACTGA
- the ccpg1 gene encoding cell cycle progression protein 1 isoform X2 — translation MSETSSDAESSCGWTIISNEGSDIETLGLEATVEYGAKLLEQPPVEEAELQDKQASASNARCVEEKVAELLDETLEEQTVDDALEAGDNTKGKQHVTVLTSSDHSDIVTLGDLKEEEHAEVEEEAAANEEFYLGTSCSSQYAFTAAESAGLMLSHWKLPQSLVKLGYHLRSQLTGGRSFPGFPVQQPAVTNSSSSEDEAGRGASTVVRRRRLRKNTTSLVTESEEEVLESGQSEEEEEEEEEEEEVKEQKQQEEAEVRSLDVRVQGQGSSILNSCILIALVIAFSMGFGHFYGTLQIQERQKTVDKVRVNELDVVRDLIQLHVGEQPSTIQVQRSDFGLDELDEQKVISLLTEVIEKIKTENHELSIKRAHIQAQRDDLQMLLKQKAEERTNIVSQQQILTAENQQLKTSLEREEKSLSTLQEELRNLHSKIRDQEAMGAGANSLLSENQRLKDQLEEEKRLIQSFHGQREDMMAEAQTLKKKLNKERTVTDELRRELNVRRSHIPRGGKEAGSEAEELQSRLMELEKRLGFEQQRSDLWERLYVENKEDRAKGDRESKVKRTKESMTGKVKETFDAVKNSTKEFVHHHKEQIKKAKEAVKENLRKFSDSVKLTFRHFKDSASTIINKARGFYDKRRGEKNTKESWQHRSHKPHPRHQRKFDDSFQGNHNTRKSGDKVHQDQRQDAHKANSKGCSGIFDCTYQESIGLFNKAMEPIRADEFYQLLESYVQQEVDHFHHWKELETFINNFFHNGVFIHDQMPFTDFISLVENYLTNVHESEYHGLNGDVFRDLNEFIYRHFMGETYRKSHGPNGPFERPDTDSKESRAKHQQRKQQRARSRPHSERKWSRSDESVEMICMEMTF, via the exons ATGTCAGAGACGTCAAGTGATGCAGAGTCGTCCTGTGGCTGGACCATTATCAGCAATGAG GGTTCAGATATCGAGACGTTGGGATTGGAGGCTACAGTGGAGTATGGAGCAAAGCTGTTAGAGCAACCTCCAGTGGAGGAAGCAGAGCTGCAGGATAAACAGGCTTCTGCATCTAATG CTCGGTGTGTTGAAGAGAAGGTTGCTGAGTTGCTTGATGAAACTCTGGAAGAACAAACCGTAGATGATGCTTTAGAG GCCGGAGACAACACCAAAGGGAAACAGCATGTAACTGTGTTGACCTCCAGCGATCATTCGGACATTGTGACTCTTGGAGacctgaaggaggaggagcacGCTGAGGTGGAAGAGGAGGCGGCAGCCAACGAGGAGTTTTACCTCGGCACCTCCTGCAGCAGCCAGTACGCCTTCACTGCAGCAGAGTCTG CAGGTTTGATGTTGAGTCACTGGAAACTTCCACAGAGTCTCGTGAAGTTAGGCTACCATCTGAGAAGTCAGCTCACTGGAGGCCGCTCTTTTCCAG GTTTCCCAGTGCAGCAGCCTGCAGTGACAAACTCAAGCAGCAGTGAGGATGAGGCAGGACGAGGCGCCAGCACTGTTGTCCGAAGACGAAGGTTGAGGAAGAATACCACGAGCCTCGTCACAGAGTctgaggaggaggtgctggaGTCTGGccagagtgaggaggaggaggaggaagaagaggaggaggaggaggtcaaagaacagaagcagcaggaggaggcagaAGTTAGAAGTCTGGATGTCCGAGTGCAAGGCCAGGGCAGCAGCATCCTCAACAGCTGTATCCTCATCGCCCTCGTCATAGCCTTCAGTATGGGCTTCGGCCACTTCTATG GTACACTCCAGATtcaagaaagacagaaaactgTGGATAAAGTCAGAGTGAATGAACTTGATGTTGTGAGGGATCTGATTCAGCTACATGTTGGAGAACAACCTTCAACAATCCAG GTCCAGAGGAGCGACTTTGGCCTTGATGAGCTGGATGAGCAAAAAGTTATTTCACTGCTCACAGAAGTGATTGAGAAGATAAAGACGGAGAACCACGAGCTCAGCATCAAACGGGCGCACATTCAG GCCCAGAGAGATGACCTGCAAATGTTGCTGAAACAGAAGGCTGAGGAGAGGACTAACATTGTGTCTCAGCAGCAGATATTGACAGCTGAGAACCAGCAGCTGAAAACCTCCCTAGAGCGTGAAGAAAAGTCCCTCTCCACCCTACAGGAAGAGCTGAGAAACCTGCACTCTAAGATTAGAGATCAGGAGGCGATGGGGGCCGGTGCCAACTCACTGCTGTCAGAAAACCAGAGGCTGAAAGACCAGCTGGAGGAAGAGAAACGGCTGATCCAAAGCTTCCACGGCCAGAGGGAAGACATGATGGCTGAAGCACAGACACTGAAGAAGAAGCTCAACAAGGAGAGAACGGTTACAGATGAGCTGAGAAGAGAGTTAAATGTGCGTAGAAGTCACATCCCCAGAGGTGGAAAAGAAGCTGGTTCAGAGGCAGAAGAGCTCCAGTCACGTCTGATGGAGCTGGAGAAGAGACTGGGCTTCGAGCAGCAGCGCTCGGACCTGTGGGAGAGGCTGTATGTGGAAAACAAAGAAGACAGAGCTAAAGGAGACAGAGAGTCCAAAGTGAAGAGAACAAAAGAGAGCATGACAGGGAAAGTGAAAGAGACATTTGATGCTGTGAAGAACTCCACCAAGGAGTTTGTCCATCACCACAAAGAGCAGATAAAGAAAGCAAAGGAAGCCGTGAAGGAGAACCTGAGGAAGTTTTCAGATTCTGTCAAATTAACTTTCCGACACTTCAAGGATTCAGCTTCGACCATCATCAACAAAGCCAGAGGCTTTTATGACAAGAGACGTGGTGAGAAGAACACAAAAGAGTCGTGGCAGCACAGATCCCACAAGCCTCATCCCAGACACCAGCGCAAATTTGACGATTCCTTCCAGGGAAACCACAACACTCGAAAATCAGGAGATAAAGTTCACCAAGATCAACGTCAAGATGCCCACAAGGCTAACTCGAAAGGATGCTCCGGCATTTTCGACTGCACCTACCAGGAGTCCATTGGTCTCTTCAACAAAGCCAtggagccaatcagagcagacgaATTTTACCAGCTGCTGGAGAGCTACGTGCAGCAAGAAGTCGACCACTTCCACCACTGGAAAGAGTTGGAGACGTTCATCAACAACTTCTTCCACAACGGAGTCTTCATCCACGACCAGATGCCGTTCACAGACTTTATCAGCCTCGTGGAAAACTATCTGACTAACGTGCACGAGTCGGAGTATCATGGCCTTAATGGCGACGTGTTCAGAGATCTTAATGAATTCATCTACCGGCACTTCATGGGAGAGACTTACAGAAAAAGCCATGGCCCAAA CGGGCCATTTGAAAGACCCGACACAGACTCGAAGGAGTCAAGGGCGAAGCACCAACAACGAAAGCAGCAGAGAGCCAGATCTCGACCACACAGCGAACGCAAGTGGAGTCGATCAG ATGAGTCGGTAGAGATGATTTGTATGGAAATGACGTTCTGA
- the ccpg1 gene encoding cell cycle progression protein 1 isoform X3, with protein sequence MSETSSDAESSCGWTIISNEGSDIETLGLEATVEYGAKLLEQPPVEEAELQDKQASASNARCVEEKVAELLDETLEEQTVDDALEAGDNTKGKQHVTVLTSSDHSDIVTLGDLKEEEHAEVEEEAAANEEFYLGTSCSSQYAFTAAESGFPVQQPAVTNSSSSEDEAGRGASTVVRRRRLRKNTTSLVTESEEEVLESGQSEEEEEEEEEEEEVKEQKQQEEAEVRSLDVRVQGQGSSILNSCILIALVIAFSMGFGHFYGTLQIQERQKTVDKVRVNELDVVRDLIQLHVGEQPSTIQVQRSDFGLDELDEQKVISLLTEVIEKIKTENHELSIKRAHIQAQRDDLQMLLKQKAEERTNIVSQQQILTAENQQLKTSLEREEKSLSTLQEELRNLHSKIRDQEAMGAGANSLLSENQRLKDQLEEEKRLIQSFHGQREDMMAEAQTLKKKLNKERTVTDELRRELNVRRSHIPRGGKEAGSEAEELQSRLMELEKRLGFEQQRSDLWERLYVENKEDRAKGDRESKVKRTKESMTGKVKETFDAVKNSTKEFVHHHKEQIKKAKEAVKENLRKFSDSVKLTFRHFKDSASTIINKARGFYDKRRGEKNTKESWQHRSHKPHPRHQRKFDDSFQGNHNTRKSGDKVHQDQRQDAHKANSKGCSGIFDCTYQESIGLFNKAMEPIRADEFYQLLESYVQQEVDHFHHWKELETFINNFFHNGVFIHDQMPFTDFISLVENYLTNVHESEYHGLNGDVFRDLNEFIYRHFMGETYRKSHGPNGPFERPDTDSKESRAKHQQRKQQRARSRPHSERKWSRSGRNADRHMADVKIELGPMPFDPKY encoded by the exons ATGTCAGAGACGTCAAGTGATGCAGAGTCGTCCTGTGGCTGGACCATTATCAGCAATGAG GGTTCAGATATCGAGACGTTGGGATTGGAGGCTACAGTGGAGTATGGAGCAAAGCTGTTAGAGCAACCTCCAGTGGAGGAAGCAGAGCTGCAGGATAAACAGGCTTCTGCATCTAATG CTCGGTGTGTTGAAGAGAAGGTTGCTGAGTTGCTTGATGAAACTCTGGAAGAACAAACCGTAGATGATGCTTTAGAG GCCGGAGACAACACCAAAGGGAAACAGCATGTAACTGTGTTGACCTCCAGCGATCATTCGGACATTGTGACTCTTGGAGacctgaaggaggaggagcacGCTGAGGTGGAAGAGGAGGCGGCAGCCAACGAGGAGTTTTACCTCGGCACCTCCTGCAGCAGCCAGTACGCCTTCACTGCAGCAGAGTCTG GTTTCCCAGTGCAGCAGCCTGCAGTGACAAACTCAAGCAGCAGTGAGGATGAGGCAGGACGAGGCGCCAGCACTGTTGTCCGAAGACGAAGGTTGAGGAAGAATACCACGAGCCTCGTCACAGAGTctgaggaggaggtgctggaGTCTGGccagagtgaggaggaggaggaggaagaagaggaggaggaggaggtcaaagaacagaagcagcaggaggaggcagaAGTTAGAAGTCTGGATGTCCGAGTGCAAGGCCAGGGCAGCAGCATCCTCAACAGCTGTATCCTCATCGCCCTCGTCATAGCCTTCAGTATGGGCTTCGGCCACTTCTATG GTACACTCCAGATtcaagaaagacagaaaactgTGGATAAAGTCAGAGTGAATGAACTTGATGTTGTGAGGGATCTGATTCAGCTACATGTTGGAGAACAACCTTCAACAATCCAG GTCCAGAGGAGCGACTTTGGCCTTGATGAGCTGGATGAGCAAAAAGTTATTTCACTGCTCACAGAAGTGATTGAGAAGATAAAGACGGAGAACCACGAGCTCAGCATCAAACGGGCGCACATTCAG GCCCAGAGAGATGACCTGCAAATGTTGCTGAAACAGAAGGCTGAGGAGAGGACTAACATTGTGTCTCAGCAGCAGATATTGACAGCTGAGAACCAGCAGCTGAAAACCTCCCTAGAGCGTGAAGAAAAGTCCCTCTCCACCCTACAGGAAGAGCTGAGAAACCTGCACTCTAAGATTAGAGATCAGGAGGCGATGGGGGCCGGTGCCAACTCACTGCTGTCAGAAAACCAGAGGCTGAAAGACCAGCTGGAGGAAGAGAAACGGCTGATCCAAAGCTTCCACGGCCAGAGGGAAGACATGATGGCTGAAGCACAGACACTGAAGAAGAAGCTCAACAAGGAGAGAACGGTTACAGATGAGCTGAGAAGAGAGTTAAATGTGCGTAGAAGTCACATCCCCAGAGGTGGAAAAGAAGCTGGTTCAGAGGCAGAAGAGCTCCAGTCACGTCTGATGGAGCTGGAGAAGAGACTGGGCTTCGAGCAGCAGCGCTCGGACCTGTGGGAGAGGCTGTATGTGGAAAACAAAGAAGACAGAGCTAAAGGAGACAGAGAGTCCAAAGTGAAGAGAACAAAAGAGAGCATGACAGGGAAAGTGAAAGAGACATTTGATGCTGTGAAGAACTCCACCAAGGAGTTTGTCCATCACCACAAAGAGCAGATAAAGAAAGCAAAGGAAGCCGTGAAGGAGAACCTGAGGAAGTTTTCAGATTCTGTCAAATTAACTTTCCGACACTTCAAGGATTCAGCTTCGACCATCATCAACAAAGCCAGAGGCTTTTATGACAAGAGACGTGGTGAGAAGAACACAAAAGAGTCGTGGCAGCACAGATCCCACAAGCCTCATCCCAGACACCAGCGCAAATTTGACGATTCCTTCCAGGGAAACCACAACACTCGAAAATCAGGAGATAAAGTTCACCAAGATCAACGTCAAGATGCCCACAAGGCTAACTCGAAAGGATGCTCCGGCATTTTCGACTGCACCTACCAGGAGTCCATTGGTCTCTTCAACAAAGCCAtggagccaatcagagcagacgaATTTTACCAGCTGCTGGAGAGCTACGTGCAGCAAGAAGTCGACCACTTCCACCACTGGAAAGAGTTGGAGACGTTCATCAACAACTTCTTCCACAACGGAGTCTTCATCCACGACCAGATGCCGTTCACAGACTTTATCAGCCTCGTGGAAAACTATCTGACTAACGTGCACGAGTCGGAGTATCATGGCCTTAATGGCGACGTGTTCAGAGATCTTAATGAATTCATCTACCGGCACTTCATGGGAGAGACTTACAGAAAAAGCCATGGCCCAAA CGGGCCATTTGAAAGACCCGACACAGACTCGAAGGAGTCAAGGGCGAAGCACCAACAACGAAAGCAGCAGAGAGCCAGATCTCGACCACACAGCGAACGCAAGTGGAGTCGATCAGGTAGAAACGCAGACAGACACATGGCTGACGTCAAAATAGAACTGGGTCCGATGCCATTTGATCCCAAATACTGA
- the ccpg1 gene encoding cell cycle progression protein 1 isoform X1 — MSETSSDAESSCGWTIISNEGSDIETLGLEATVEYGAKLLEQPPVEEAELQDKQASASNARCVEEKVAELLDETLEEQTVDDALEAGDNTKGKQHVTVLTSSDHSDIVTLGDLKEEEHAEVEEEAAANEEFYLGTSCSSQYAFTAAESAGLMLSHWKLPQSLVKLGYHLRSQLTGGRSFPGFPVQQPAVTNSSSSEDEAGRGASTVVRRRRLRKNTTSLVTESEEEVLESGQSEEEEEEEEEEEEVKEQKQQEEAEVRSLDVRVQGQGSSILNSCILIALVIAFSMGFGHFYGTLQIQERQKTVDKVRVNELDVVRDLIQLHVGEQPSTIQVQRSDFGLDELDEQKVISLLTEVIEKIKTENHELSIKRAHIQAQRDDLQMLLKQKAEERTNIVSQQQILTAENQQLKTSLEREEKSLSTLQEELRNLHSKIRDQEAMGAGANSLLSENQRLKDQLEEEKRLIQSFHGQREDMMAEAQTLKKKLNKERTVTDELRRELNVRRSHIPRGGKEAGSEAEELQSRLMELEKRLGFEQQRSDLWERLYVENKEDRAKGDRESKVKRTKESMTGKVKETFDAVKNSTKEFVHHHKEQIKKAKEAVKENLRKFSDSVKLTFRHFKDSASTIINKARGFYDKRRGEKNTKESWQHRSHKPHPRHQRKFDDSFQGNHNTRKSGDKVHQDQRQDAHKANSKGCSGIFDCTYQESIGLFNKAMEPIRADEFYQLLESYVQQEVDHFHHWKELETFINNFFHNGVFIHDQMPFTDFISLVENYLTNVHESEYHGLNGDVFRDLNEFIYRHFMGETYRKSHGPNGPFERPDTDSKESRAKHQQRKQQRARSRPHSERKWSRSGRNADRHMADVKIELGPMPFDPKY, encoded by the exons ATGTCAGAGACGTCAAGTGATGCAGAGTCGTCCTGTGGCTGGACCATTATCAGCAATGAG GGTTCAGATATCGAGACGTTGGGATTGGAGGCTACAGTGGAGTATGGAGCAAAGCTGTTAGAGCAACCTCCAGTGGAGGAAGCAGAGCTGCAGGATAAACAGGCTTCTGCATCTAATG CTCGGTGTGTTGAAGAGAAGGTTGCTGAGTTGCTTGATGAAACTCTGGAAGAACAAACCGTAGATGATGCTTTAGAG GCCGGAGACAACACCAAAGGGAAACAGCATGTAACTGTGTTGACCTCCAGCGATCATTCGGACATTGTGACTCTTGGAGacctgaaggaggaggagcacGCTGAGGTGGAAGAGGAGGCGGCAGCCAACGAGGAGTTTTACCTCGGCACCTCCTGCAGCAGCCAGTACGCCTTCACTGCAGCAGAGTCTG CAGGTTTGATGTTGAGTCACTGGAAACTTCCACAGAGTCTCGTGAAGTTAGGCTACCATCTGAGAAGTCAGCTCACTGGAGGCCGCTCTTTTCCAG GTTTCCCAGTGCAGCAGCCTGCAGTGACAAACTCAAGCAGCAGTGAGGATGAGGCAGGACGAGGCGCCAGCACTGTTGTCCGAAGACGAAGGTTGAGGAAGAATACCACGAGCCTCGTCACAGAGTctgaggaggaggtgctggaGTCTGGccagagtgaggaggaggaggaggaagaagaggaggaggaggaggtcaaagaacagaagcagcaggaggaggcagaAGTTAGAAGTCTGGATGTCCGAGTGCAAGGCCAGGGCAGCAGCATCCTCAACAGCTGTATCCTCATCGCCCTCGTCATAGCCTTCAGTATGGGCTTCGGCCACTTCTATG GTACACTCCAGATtcaagaaagacagaaaactgTGGATAAAGTCAGAGTGAATGAACTTGATGTTGTGAGGGATCTGATTCAGCTACATGTTGGAGAACAACCTTCAACAATCCAG GTCCAGAGGAGCGACTTTGGCCTTGATGAGCTGGATGAGCAAAAAGTTATTTCACTGCTCACAGAAGTGATTGAGAAGATAAAGACGGAGAACCACGAGCTCAGCATCAAACGGGCGCACATTCAG GCCCAGAGAGATGACCTGCAAATGTTGCTGAAACAGAAGGCTGAGGAGAGGACTAACATTGTGTCTCAGCAGCAGATATTGACAGCTGAGAACCAGCAGCTGAAAACCTCCCTAGAGCGTGAAGAAAAGTCCCTCTCCACCCTACAGGAAGAGCTGAGAAACCTGCACTCTAAGATTAGAGATCAGGAGGCGATGGGGGCCGGTGCCAACTCACTGCTGTCAGAAAACCAGAGGCTGAAAGACCAGCTGGAGGAAGAGAAACGGCTGATCCAAAGCTTCCACGGCCAGAGGGAAGACATGATGGCTGAAGCACAGACACTGAAGAAGAAGCTCAACAAGGAGAGAACGGTTACAGATGAGCTGAGAAGAGAGTTAAATGTGCGTAGAAGTCACATCCCCAGAGGTGGAAAAGAAGCTGGTTCAGAGGCAGAAGAGCTCCAGTCACGTCTGATGGAGCTGGAGAAGAGACTGGGCTTCGAGCAGCAGCGCTCGGACCTGTGGGAGAGGCTGTATGTGGAAAACAAAGAAGACAGAGCTAAAGGAGACAGAGAGTCCAAAGTGAAGAGAACAAAAGAGAGCATGACAGGGAAAGTGAAAGAGACATTTGATGCTGTGAAGAACTCCACCAAGGAGTTTGTCCATCACCACAAAGAGCAGATAAAGAAAGCAAAGGAAGCCGTGAAGGAGAACCTGAGGAAGTTTTCAGATTCTGTCAAATTAACTTTCCGACACTTCAAGGATTCAGCTTCGACCATCATCAACAAAGCCAGAGGCTTTTATGACAAGAGACGTGGTGAGAAGAACACAAAAGAGTCGTGGCAGCACAGATCCCACAAGCCTCATCCCAGACACCAGCGCAAATTTGACGATTCCTTCCAGGGAAACCACAACACTCGAAAATCAGGAGATAAAGTTCACCAAGATCAACGTCAAGATGCCCACAAGGCTAACTCGAAAGGATGCTCCGGCATTTTCGACTGCACCTACCAGGAGTCCATTGGTCTCTTCAACAAAGCCAtggagccaatcagagcagacgaATTTTACCAGCTGCTGGAGAGCTACGTGCAGCAAGAAGTCGACCACTTCCACCACTGGAAAGAGTTGGAGACGTTCATCAACAACTTCTTCCACAACGGAGTCTTCATCCACGACCAGATGCCGTTCACAGACTTTATCAGCCTCGTGGAAAACTATCTGACTAACGTGCACGAGTCGGAGTATCATGGCCTTAATGGCGACGTGTTCAGAGATCTTAATGAATTCATCTACCGGCACTTCATGGGAGAGACTTACAGAAAAAGCCATGGCCCAAA CGGGCCATTTGAAAGACCCGACACAGACTCGAAGGAGTCAAGGGCGAAGCACCAACAACGAAAGCAGCAGAGAGCCAGATCTCGACCACACAGCGAACGCAAGTGGAGTCGATCAGGTAGAAACGCAGACAGACACATGGCTGACGTCAAAATAGAACTGGGTCCGATGCCATTTGATCCCAAATACTGA
- the pigb gene encoding GPI mannosyltransferase 3 isoform X2 produces the protein MEGRNKRIHISALLCIHIQDIILHKLRHSLSPDVKFFFLIRTLESRDVAKWTFFCHMCSWFSWYCCTRTLTNSMETTITCLALSYYPLPGSKTHNSKIYLSLVALAVVVRPTALIVWFPLLVYHFWLEDNKLRLITHSLMPIGALAVVISTVIDCIFYEKWTMVQFNFLKFNVFHSVADFYGSHPWHWYLTQGFAVVIGPHLPLFLHGCSLAFKRYKILLAAVVWTIVVYSLLPHKEFRFIYPVLPFCMIFCGISLANLKAWRQAAAFVLLVSNLVAALYTGLIHQRGTLDVMSHLHTLCDVSSASAPPQPDVLFLMPCHSTPFYSHVHCPMKMRFLECPPYLGEEGYIDEADQFYDEPLRWLRTSFPYKSSLPTHLVLFDVLEKEISPFLQGNKFVRTAEIFHTHFPEGRVGGSIFIYERH, from the exons ATGGAAGGAAGGAATAAGAGGATTCACATATCCGCTCTTCTTTGCATTCATATACAAGATATTATACTTCATAAACTACGACACAGTCTATCTCCTG ATGTAAAGTTCTTCTTCCTCATCCGAACGTTGGAAAGTCGTGACGTTGCAAAATGGACG TTCTTCTGCCACATGTGCTCGTGGTTCTCGTGGTACTGCTGCACCAGGACTCTGACCAACAGCATGGAGACCACCATCACCTGTCTGGCTCTTTCTTACTATCCCCTCCCTGGatccaaaacacacaacag CAAAATATATTTGTCCCTGGTCGCCTTGGCTGTCGTCGTTCGACCGACAGCCCTGATTGTCTGGTTTCCTCTGCTGGTGTACCATTTCTGGCTGGAAGATAACAAACTGAGGCTCATCACTCATAGCTTAATGCCTATAGG AGCTTTGGCTGTTGTGATTTCAACAGTGATCGACTGTATATTTTATGAAAAG tGGACCATGGTGCAGTTCAACTTCCTGAAGTTTAACGTCTTCCACAGTGTGGCCGATTTCTACGGCTCTCATCCCTGGCACTGGTACCTCACTCAGGGGTTCGCCGTCGTGATCGGTCCTCATCTTCCGCTCTTTCTTCACGGGTGCAGCCTCGCCTTCAAAAGATACAAGATTCTGTTGGCGGCGGTCGTCTGGACCATCGTGGTCTACAG TTTGCTTCCACACAAGGAGTTCAGATTCATCTATCCCGTGCTGCCTTTCTGTATGATCTTCTGTG GGATATCTTTGGCTAACTTGAAAGCGTGGCGACAAGCAGCTGCGTTCGTCCTGTTAGTGAGCAACCTGGTTGCAGCTCTGTACACCGGCCTGATCCACCAGCGAGGCACACTGGACGTCATGAGCCACCTCCACACACTGTGCGATGTCAGCAGCGCCTCCGCCCCTCCGCAGCCGGACGTCCTCTTCCTCATGCCCTGCCACTCAACGCCGTTTTACAG CCACGTCCACTGCCCGATGAAGATGAGGTTTCTGGAGTGTCCTCCATATCTCGGAGAGGAAGGTTACATCGATGAAGCAGACCAGTTCTACGACGAACCTCTTCGCTGGCTCAGAACGTCATTTCCATACAAATCATCTCTACCGACTCATCTGGTTTTGTTTGACGTTTTGGAGAAG GAAATCTCTCCTTTTTTGCAAGGGAATAAGTTTGTGAGGACAGCAGAGATATTTCATACTCATTTTCCAGAAGGAAGAGTTGGAGGAAGCATCTTTATTTATGAAAGGCACTGA